In Candidatus Omnitrophota bacterium, the genomic stretch TTGAATTCCAAGATATTGGACGAAAAACTGATAGGCATAGACGCGATAGCACTGGCCGAGCCTAAAACGAAACAGTTCCAGGCCGTAGTAGACGCGTTGAAGCTTCAGGGCAGGTCCTTGTTTATACTGGATATCGTGGATGAGAAGACAAGAAGAGCTTCCAGGAACATAGAGGGCGTCACATTAAAAAATTATAAGGATTTTAATCCGGTAGATGTATTGAATTGCAATACAGTTATAATGTCAAAAGTTGCGTTGGAAAAGATTCCCGAAAGACTTAAGGTTTAAGGTAAACATATGAAAAACCCGCATGACGTAGTAAAAGGTTTATTGAGGACGGAAAAAGGCGCTAACATGATGCCTTCGAATAAGTATCTTTTTTGGGTTGACTCAAGCTCCAATAAGATCGAGATACGCAAAGCTGTCGAAGACATATACAAGGTAAAAGTTAATAATGTAAACACTCTCACTGTTAAGGGAAAGCCGAAAAGGGTCAGATACGCTATGGGCAAGACATCCGACTGGAAGAAGGCTATAGTTACCTTAAAAGCGGGAGATAAGATAGACGTAGTCTAAAAAGGTAAATAATATGGGAATAAAGAAATATAAACCAACAACACCGGGATTAAGATGGGCGGCGCTCGCGGATTTCAGCGAGCTCACAAAAGGCAAGCCGGAGAAGGGTCTTCTGGCGCCATTAAAAAAATCGGGCGGCAGGGGCAATACAGGCCGTGTGACATCACGTCATAGAGGCGGCGGTCACAAGCGCATGTACAGGATAGTAGATTTTAAGCGTGACAAGCTGGATGTGACGGGCAAGGTCATGGCTATAGAATATGATCCTAACAGATCCGCGAGGCTTGCGCTTCTGCAGTACTCGGATGGAGAAAAACGCTATATAATAGCGCCGGTCGGAATAAATGTTAACGACGAACTGATGTCAGGCAAGAACGTGGAGATAAAAGTAGGCAACGCCGCGCCGTTGGAGACTATACCGCCGGGTATACCCATACACAATGTTGAATTTAAGAAAGGATCGGGCGCGAGGATAGCCCGTTCAGCAGGGAATTCCTGTATCATAATGGCAAAAGAGGGCGGATATGCCCACGTGAAGCTTCCCAGCGGAGAGATCAGACTTATAGGCCTGGATTGTTACGCTACGATAGGCCAGGTCGGCAACATAGAACATGAAGCGATATCTATAGGTAAAGCAGGCCGTTCAAGATGGCTGGGGAAGCGTCCGTATTCCAGAGGTGTCGCGAAGAACCCGCATGACCATCCGATGGGTGGCGGCGAAGGTAAAGCATCGGGCGGATTACCGAGAAGTCCGTGGGGACAATACGCGAAGGGTCTTAAGACGAGACACCACAAGAAACATTCCAGTAAGTATATAGTGAAGAGGAGAAAGTAATGTCAAGATCCACCAAGAAGGGCCCGTATGTAGATGAGAAGCTTCTGATAAAGGTTCAGAAGTCTACTATGGCAGGCGACAAGAAGCCGATAAAGACATGGGCAAGACGTTCTGTTATTACGCCTGATTTTGTAGGCGTTACATTATCGGTCCATAACGGTAGAAAATTTATTCCTGTGTATGTCACAGAGAACATGGTAGGGCACAAGGTCGGTGAATTCGCACCAACGAGAACATTCAAGAAACACGGTGCGGCTACAGAAGTATCAAGGGAGTTGACATAAAACGATGGTCTCAAGAGCCGTATTAAAATATGTAAGGTTATCACCAAGAAAATTCAGATTGATCATACCTTTGGTTAAGGGTAAGAGAGCCGAAGAGGCCATAGCGATACTTTCCGCGGTTAAGAAGAAAGCGTCAGGATACGGGATAGATCTGTTGAAATCCGCTATCGCGAATGCGAAAGTAAAGGTACAGGGCATTGATACATCTACATTATACATATCGAAGCTGGTTGCCGATCCCGGACCGATGCTTAAAAGGTTCAGGGCGGCGTCTATGGGTAGGGCGGGTTCTATACATAAACACACGAGCCATCTTACAATAGAGTTGGACGAAATAAAGCCTCAGACTGGTCATGCTGCCGGCGAGGTTAAGACAACGGCAAAAGCGGCAAAAGTTAAAAAGACGAAGATAGCCTCTGCGCCAAAAAAAGAGAGCAAAGAAAAAGAAACCGCGCATCACAAAGAAAAGAAGCCGAGCGCGCATAAAAAGTAAGAGGAATAATAATGGGTCAAAAAGTACACCCCTATGGTTTTAGAGTCGGATACATATATGACTGGAAGTCCAGATGGTTTTCCAACAAATATGATTTTCCGAAATTATTGATAGAGGATATTAAGCTGAGGAAGCACATAAAGAAAGCTCTTGCCTCTGCCGCGGTATCGAAAGTAGAAGTTGAGAGGGCAAGCGAGAAGATACGCGTGCTGATATTCAGCGCAAGGCCCGGTATAATCATAGGCAGGCGCGGAGCGGAGATCGAAAAGCTGAAAGAAGAGCTGGCGGGTATAACCGGCAAAGAAGTAATCATAGATATAAAAGAGATAAAAAATCCGAGCATCGACGCGCAGCTTGTAGCAGAGAACATAGCGGTCCAGATAGAAAAGCGTATTCCTCACAAGCGCGCGATGAAAAAGTCTATACAGGCCGCGCTGGATTCCGGCGCCAAAGGCGCCAAGATAATCTGTTCCGGCAGGCTGGGCGGCGCGGAAATAGCAAGGCGTGAAAGCTATAGGGTCGGCTCTATACCGGCGCAGACGCTCAGGGCGGATGTTGATTACGGATTCACCGAAGCGCTCACAAAATATGGGCTCATAGGCATAAAGGTGTGGATATACAAAGGTGATAAGATACTGGATAAGCAGGAAGAAGAGACTCCTGAAGACAAGAAGACAACCAAGCTTTAAGCTGTAAAAAGACAAGGAAAATAATCATGGCGATGATGCCCAAAAGAGTAAAGTTCAGAAAAGCGCAGCGCGGAAGGCGGCTGGGCACTTCATTTAGAGGCGCGACGCTTTCATTCGGCGAATTCGGCCTTAAAGCGATTGAGAACGGCTGGCTCAGTGACAGGCAGATAGAAGCTGCAAGAGTTACGCTGGCGCGTCATCTAAAAGGCGGCGGCAAGGTCTGGATAAGGGTATTTCCGGATCATCCGGTCACGAAGAAGCCGGCTGAAACAAGAATGGGTAAGGGCAAGGGCGATCCAAGCCATTGGGTGGCTGTTGTAAAGAAGGGTAAGATACTTTTTGAGATGGATGGCGTACCGGTGGAGCTGGCAAAAAGCTCTATGAGGGTAGCGGCATTTAAGATACCGATGAGAACCAAATTCATAACGAGGGCGCACAGTTAATATGATTAAAGTAAACGAATTAAGAAATATGACAGTAGATGAAATAAGGATCAAGGAAGAGAGCCTGAAGAAAGAACTCTATGCGCTGAGATCCGAAGCCGAGGCGGGAAGAATAGAGAAGCCTCATAAGATGAGCGAGATCCGCAGGGCGATAGCGCGCTGTGAAACGATCATACGGGAGAAGGGTAATGCAAAAAAGTAGCGATAGGAATAGGCGCAAAACGCGCATCGGCACAGTTAAGAGCAACAAGATGAATAAGACGATCACCGTTGTAGTAGATAAGGTTTCACATCACGCGGTCTATGACAGGCTGATGAGAAGCAAAACCACTTTCAAGGCGCACGATGAGAAAAATGAAGCCAAGGTAGGCGATACCGTAAAGATAGAAGAGACGAGACCCATATCTAAGACGAAGAGATGGAGACTGGTCGAAGTAATTAAAAAGTAGCAATTCGAAGGTAAAATATGATTAGAATGAGAACGATTTTGGATGTAGCGGATAACACAGGGGCGCGCAAGGCGTCTATGATAGGCGTTATCGGCCGCGGCAACAGGCGTTTCGCCAATATTGGCGATGTGATAACATGTAACATAAAAGAAGCTACTCCCGACGCGATTGTTAAAGACCACGAAGTTTGCAAGGGGGTTGTTGTTAGAGTTGCGGCCCCGATTAAAAGGCCGGATGGAAGCATCTTAAGATTTGACAGGAACGCCATTGTCATAATAGATGCTCAGTTAAACCCAAGGGGAACGAGAATATTCGGGCCCGTCGCGAGAGAACTTAGAGATAAAAATTTCATGAAGATAATTTCTCTTGCCCCGGAGGTCATATAAGATGAACAAGATAAAGAAGAACGACACAGTATACGTTATCACTGGTAAGGATAGAGGAAAGACAGGCAGGGTTTTTAAGGTATATACGGGCGAGGGAAGGGCTCTTGTTGAAGGCATAAATTATGTGAAGAAGCACGCGCGCAAATCACAGGCGAACCCGCAGGGCGGAATAATACAGCAGGAAAGCGCCATACAGATCTCCAACCTGGCTCTTTTATGTAAGACATGCAATAAGCCGGCGCGTATAGGAATAAATGTTTTGGCTGACGGCACAAAATCAAGATTCTGCAAACGCTGTAAAGAGGTAATATCATAATGGAAAAATCAAGACTGCTTGAAGCATACAGGAAAAATATAGTTCCTGAAATGGTGAAGACGTTCGGCTATAAGAATAGCATGCAGGTTCCGAAGCTCAAGAAGATAGTTATAAACGTAGGCCTGGGTGAAGCTACGCAGGATGTTAAGCTGCTTGAGGCCGCGCAAAATGAGCTTGCCGCTATAACGGGGCAAAAGCCGGTTACAACACGCGCGAAGAAGGCCATCGCTAACTTTAAGATCAGAAAAGGTTCGGCGATAGGATGCAAAGTCACGTTAAGGCGTTTGATGATGTATGAATTTCTTGACAGGATGGTATCAGTGGCCATCCCCAGGATAAGAGACTTCAGAGGGCTGCCTTCAAACTCTTTTGATGAACACGGAAATTATTCATTTGGACTTAATGAGCAAGTTGTATTTCCGGAAGTAGATGTTGATAAAATCACAAAAGTCCATGGTATGGACATAACGATAGTAACGGATGCTAAGACAAAAAAAGAGGCTTTCGAGCTTTTAAAATTGTTCGGAATGCCGTTTAAAAAGTAAGGGAAATATGGCAAAGACATCGTTAATAGTAAAGCAGCAGAGGACACCGAAATTTAAAGTGCGTAAGTACAATAGGTGCAGACTCTGCGGAAGGCCGCGCGGATTCATGAGACGTTTCCAGGTCTGCAGAATTTGTTTCAGGGAGCTTGCGTCAAGAGGAGAGATCCCGGGCGTGGTAAAATCGAGCTGGTAGTAAAAAAGCTTAATAGGAGATGATAGATGGCAGTTACAGATTCTGTTGCGGATATGCTTACAATTATAAGGAACGGAAGCTTCGCGAAGAAAGATATCGTTGAAGTCAGAGGTTCAAAATTATCAGAAGAGATTTTGAACATTTTTAAAAAAGAGAGCTTCATATCGAATTATAAGCTTATTAAGGATAACAAGCAGGGCATCCTGCGTGTATATTTGAAATACGCCAAGAGCGGAGCGCCTGCGATACTCGGTATAAAAAGGATCTCAAGGCCGGGATTAAGGCTATATAAACAGGCGGACGAACTTCCAAAAGTTTATGGCGGGCTTGGAGTGGCTGTAATTTCCACATCCAGCGGTTTAATGACGGACAATCAGGCAAGGGAGAAGAAAGTGGGCGGAGAAGTTCTCTGCTACATTTGGTGATAATATGTCAAGAATAGGAAAAAAACCAGTAGATCTGCCGGTCGGCGTAAAGGCTGCCGTTGCGAATAACGTGATAACGCTTGAAGGCGCAAAGGGCAAGCTAAGTTATGATATTCCGGCAAAATTTAAAGTTGAAGTAAAAGACAATAAGGTTATTGTAACGCGTCCTTCCGATGAAAAGCAGGACAGGGCCACTCATGGACTTATACGCAGCCTGGTAAATAATATGGCTATAGGAGTTTCCGCCGGGTATCAGAAAGACCTTGAGATCGTAGGCGTAGGTTTTAAGGCCGCGGTCCAGGGAAAAATTCTGAATATCCAGTTAAGTTATACGCATCCGATAAATTTTAATATACCGGAGGGCATAACAGTTGAAACACCTAAGCCTACCAGTATAATTATAAAGGGTGTAGACAAGACCAAGGTCGGAGAGGTTGCCGCGAAGATACGAGGTTTTTACAGACCCGAGCCTTACAAGGGCAAAGGTATAAAGTATGTCGGTGAACATGTCAGGCGCAAAGCCGGGAAGGCCGTAGCAGGCGCGGGCGGCGGCGGAGCGTAATAAAATTTAAGGTATAAATACTATGAAGAAGTGGGTTGAAATAAAAGGCAGAGAAAAAAGACATAAGCGCATACGCAGGAAGATCGTCGGGACCAAGGAAAGGCCCAGGCTAAGCGTGCGGCGCAGCACAAATCATCTCTATGCTCAGATTGTAGATGATACGGCAGGCAAGACTATTGTGCAGTTGTCCACAATGTCCAAAGATATGAAGGACAAGGTTTCCAAGAGCGCCGGTAATGTCAAGGGGGCGGCTTTGTTGGGTGCCGCGCTTGCTGAAAAGTGCAAGAAAGAGGGAATCACAAAAGTCGTATTTGATAGAGCCGGTTATCTGTACCATGGCAGGGTAAAAGCGCTTGCAGAAGCGGCGCGAAAAGGCGGTTTGAGTTTTTAAATTTAAAAGAGGGTGAGGACCAAATTGGCAAATAGCGATACTAACGAAAAAAAAGATACTCAGAGCCCGGCTAAAGAGCGGGCGCCGGAGGCTTCAAGACCGGCTCAAGGCCAAAGAAGACGCGGCCGCATGCCGTATGGCAGAGGCGAAGAAGGCAAAGAGTTAATTGAAAAAGTGGTAACTATAAAGAGAGTCGCTAAAGTCGTAAAAGGCGGACGCAAGTTCTCTTTTAACGCGCTTGTGGTAGCCGGTGACGGAAAAGGCAATGTTGGATTGGGTTTTGGAAAAGGTAATGAAGTTGCCGACGCTATAAGGAAGGGTTTGAACGATGCCAAGAAAAACTTCTTTCCTGTTCCAATGAGAGGCACTACCATTCCGCACGAGATTATAGGCCATTTCAAGGCGGCTCAAGTGTTGCTGAAGCCGGCCAGGCCGGGAACGGGCGTAATAGCGGGCGGTGCCGTAAGGGCTATATGTGAAGCATCGGGAATTAAGGATATTTTAACCAAGAGCCTTGGCTCTGACGCGTCGTTGAACGTGCTGAAGGCCACCATAGAGGGATTGAAGAACTTAAGGCTTGAAAGAAAAATAGAGAAAGAGGATTAAAGAGGTATATTTAAGATGAATATGAACGAGATAGGAGCTCCTAAGGGGGCGCACAGGAATACGAAAAGACGCGGCAGGGGTTCAGGTTCCGGACACGGGAAGACCTCGTGCAGGGGCCGCAAGGGCGCCAAAAAGCGCTCCGGCAGGACAACGCGCCCGGGTTTTGAAGGCGGACAGATGCAGCTGGTGAGACGTATACCCAAAAGAGGGTTTAACGCCCCATTTAGCAATGAGTACCAGGTTGTTAATGTGGAGTCGTTAAATAGATTCAGGGAAAACTCAACAGTTGGCCCTAAGGAAATGAAGCATGCCGGCCTTATCGGCAGCGAGATCGAAAGAATAAAGATATTGGGCGCCGGTGATCTTAAAAAAATTCTTACAGTAAAAGCGCATAAGATTTCTGAAAGCGCGAAAAAGAAGTTTGAATCGGCAGGCGCAAAATTTGAGGTTTTGGCTTAATGCTTGAAGCCTTTATAAATACCGTAAAGATACCTGATCTACGCAAGAAGATATTTTTGACTCTTGCGTTGATAGCGGTTTACAGAATAGGTACCTACATACCGACGCCCGGTGTCGACGGCGCGAAGTTGGCGGTATTTTTCAATAATCTGGCCCGCACTCAGGGCGGAGCGCTCTTTGGCATAATGAATATGTTTTCCGGCGGCGCTATATCGCGTCTTACGATATTTGCGCTCGGGATAATGCCGTATATATCGGCGTCTATCATTCTGCAGCTATTAACCGCTGTCGTACCGGCTCTTGAAAGGCTTGCTAAAGAGGGTGAGGCCGGACAGAAGAAGATAGTGCAATATACAAGATACGGGACGGTCCTTCTGGCCGTAGTCCAGTCTTTCTTTATAGCTGTGTGGCTCGAAAATCCGGCGAGGTTCCAGGGCCTGCAGATAGTCCAGTTCCCGGGATGGTCATTCAGGATACTTACTGTTATAACCCTTACCAGCGGCACCGCGTTTATCATGTGGCTGGGCGAGCAGATACAGGAATATGGCATAGGTAACGGTATGTCGCTGATAATCACGGCCGGTATCATATCGCGTATCCCTACAGCGCTCTATCAGGTATGGTCATTATTCTCACCATTTGCGCCGGAGAAGGCACAGCTCGATCCATTCACGCTGATATTGATGATAGTGATGCTCGTAGGTGTTATCGCGGCGGTTATAGTGATTACCCAGGGGCAGCGCAAGATTCCGATACAATATGCCAAGCGCGTTATAGGCAGGAAGGTTTACGGCGGGCAGTCCACATTTATACCATTAAGGGTAAACCAGGGCGGAGTTATACCTATAATATTCGCGCAGAGCATAATACTATTTCCCGCGACTATAGCGGGCTTTATCCCTAATAAGACATTTCAGGACATAGCAATGTCTTTAACAAAAGGCGAGTGGGTTTACAATATTTCGTATTCAGTCCTGATAGTATTTTTCGCGTATTTTTACGCGGCAATAACATTTAACCCCGTAGATGTAGCCGATAACATGAAGAAGCACGGCGGATTTATACCGGGGATAAGGCCGGGAAAGCAGACGGCGGAATATCTGGATTTTATCATGACCAGGATAACCTTGCCGGGCTCTTTGTTTCTGGCCCTTATAGCGGTATTCCCGAGTATCATTTCAAATTGGCTTAAGATACCGTATCTTGTGGCAAGTTTCTTCGGCGGCACGGGATTGCTGATTATCGTCGGTGTCATGTTAGACACCATGAAACAGATAGAGTCGCACCTTTTGATGAGGCATTATGAAGGCTTCATGAAAAAAGGTAAAATAAAGTCAAGAAGGTAGTTAAATTGAAGATAGTTTTGTTGGGCGCGCCGGGCGCGGGAAAAGGTACTCAAGGAGTCGTTCTTTCACGAAATTACAAGATAGCGCATATTTCCACGGGCGATATATTGAGAGAAGCCGTTAAGCTCGGCACTGCTTTAGGCAAGAAGGCCAAGTCCTATATGGATAAAGGCGAACTGGTTCCCGATGAAGTTGTTACGGGAATAGTCGTCCAGCGCCTTGCCAAAGAAGATACCAAAAAAGGCTTTATTCTCGACGGGTTTCCCAGGACGTTAAACCAGGCCCAGGATCTTGATAAAGAACTTAATAAGATATCCAGCGGCATAGATATGGTGTTATATTTTGATATTCCCGAAGCGATCGCCATAGAGAGATTGACCGGCCGCAGGGTATGCAGAAAGTGTGGCGCAAATTACCATGTTAAAAATATACCGACTAAGAAAGAAGGTATATGCGATAAGTGCGGCGGCGAAATATATCAGAGGCAGGATGACACTATCGATACTGTCAAGAATAGATTAAAAGTTTACGAGGGCCAGACACGCCCATTAGTAGATTATTATACGAAAAAAGATATTTTGAAGAAGGTATCCGGGGCACTGGACGTTAACGAATTGTTTAAGGAGCTTTCCCGGATTTTTTCTGATGCACGGCTTGCATGATAATATTGAGAAGCGCCGAAGAGGTAGGGCAGATTAGGAAAGCCGGTTCGATCGTCGCGGCAACATTGGAAAGATTAAAAAAAGACGCGAAGGCCGGTGTAGCTACGGAAGAATTAGACAGAATTGCCGTAGAAGAGATAGCAAAACGCGGCGGACATGCCGCATTTAAGAATTATAAAGGGTATCCGGCGAATATATGCACATCAATAAACGAAGCTGTAGTGCATGGGATACCATCCGATAGACGTCTTGCGGACGGCGACATATTGAGCATAGACATAGGAGTAAGATACGGAAATTTCTTTGCTGACGCGGCGATCACGGTAGGCATAGGCAGCATAAGCGATACAGCAAAGAAGCTTATAAGTGTTACCCAGGAAGCTCTTTATCAGGGAATCAAGAACGCCAGGACGGGTAAGAGATTATCGGATATATCGGCAAGCGTTCAGTCATACGTTGAATCGAACGGTTTTAGTGTTGTCAGGGCTTTTGTAGGGCATGGCATAGGCGAGAAGATACACGAAGAGCCGGAGATACCCAACTATGGCGCTCCAAATAAAGGAGTAAGGCTGGAGCCGGGGATGATACTGGCTATAGAGCCCATGGTGAATGCCGGTACATTTGAAGTTGAAGTGCTGGATGATGGTTGGACAGCGGTTACTTTAGACAGGTCTTTATCAGCGCATTTTGAGCATACCATAGCGGTGAGAAATGGCGAGGCTCAGATATTAACGGCAGTATAAGGAATAGGTCATGTCAAATAAAGAAGAACCAATTACATTAGATGGGAAAGTTTTAGAGACTCTGCCCAATGCTATGTTCAGGGTAGAACTTCCCAATGGCCACAAGGTTCTTGCGCATGTATCGGGAAAGATGAGAATGAATTTCATAAGGATACTTCCGGGAGACACGGTGACTTTAGAGTTGTCTCCATACGATCTTTCAAGAGGAAGAATTATCCGAAGGGAAAAATAGGAGTTTAATAATGAAAGTAAGAGCAAGCGTGAAAAAGATTTGTCCAAAATGTAAGGTTGTGCGCAGAAAAGGCAACATTATGATTATCTGTGATAACCCAAAGCATAAGCAGAGACAGGGTTAAGTTATAAATTAGGAGGAAGAAGTGCCAAGAATAATCGGTGTTGACATTCCGAAAGAGAAGAGGATTGAGATATCTTTGATGTACATCTACGGTATCGGCCGTGCTGTATCCAATAAAATTTTGAAGTTGGCGAATATCAGTCCGGATAAGAGAGCAAAGGATCTTACCGAAGAGGAAGTTGCGCGTCTTTCGTCGATTATACAGAAAGACTATAGGGTAGAGGGGGACTTAAGAAGGGATATATCAGCCAATATAAAGAGGCTTATAGATATAGGCGCCTACAGGGGTCTCCGTCATAGAAGAGGACTGCCTGTACGCGGACAGAGGACAAAAACTAACGCGAGAACAAGGAAAGGTCCGAGGAAGACCGTCGGAATAGTAAGGCAGACTGCGAAGAAGACGGCACCAGCGGCCGGAGAAGGGGCAAAGGGTAAATAAAGATGGCAGAACAACAACAGCAGCAACAACAGCAAAAAAAAGGTAAATTCAAGAAGAGCAAAAAAGCGGTGAAGGCTCCGCCAAGCGGCATAGCCCATATTCTTGCCACATTCAATAATACGATAGTTACTATCGCTGACAAGCAGGGAAACGCGATATCATGGGCTTCCACCGGAAGTGTCGGATTCAAAGGTTCGAAGAAGTCCACGCCTTTCGCGGCGGGTATGGCTGCGGAATCCGCGGCTAAAAAGGCCGCAGAGCGCGGAGTAAAAGAAGTCGAAGTATATGTTAAAGGTCCCGGCGCGGGAAGAGAATCAGCGATAAGGTCCATACAGTCGGCGGGAATCACGATAAGGGCGATAAGGGATGTTACTCCTATACCTCACAACGGCTGTCGTCCGCAGAAGAGAAGGAGAGTGTAATGGCTAGATATACAGGGCCGACATGCAGATTGTGCAGGCGAGAAGGGCAAAAATTATTTTTAAAAGGCACGCGTTGCTCTACGGAAAAATGCGCCGTGTCGCGAAGGGCTTTTGCGCCGGGTCAGCACGGGCAGGGTCAGATGAGAAGGAAAGAGTCCAACTATGGCACTCAGCTTAGAGAAAAGCAGAAGGTAAAGAGAATATACGGAATTTTGGAAGCCCAATTCAGGCATTATTTCAGGATAGCGGAACGCTCAAAAGGCGTAACGGGCATAATGTTATTACAGCTTCTGGAAAGACGCCTGGACAATGTTGTATTCAGAATGAATTTAGCTACTTCCAGATCCGAAGCCAGAGAGCTTGTTCAGCACGGATTTGTTTATGTGAATAATAAGAGAGTCGATATACCTTCGTTCACGGTAAAGGTCGGTAATGCGATATCGGTAAAGCCAAAGAAGGAACCGATGTCCAAGGTGCTTAAAGATAGAAGAGAGATCCTTGCGGATAGATTGATACCTAAGTGGCTGGAAGTTGATAAAGAAGAATTCAAGGCAAAAGTAGTTGATGTGCCGACCAAAGAAGATATAGGATTCCCGATACAGGAACAGCTGATCGTTGAGTTGTATTCCAAGTAATTCTGCTTCGCCATTCAACGAATAAAACTCGGGCATGGCTTCGCAGGAATAAATTGAAAAAATAGGAGAAGATATATATGGGAATAAGCATGAAGAATTTCGAAATGCCGAAGAGATTGGTCCTGGATGAGTCTACCGCCACGGCTGATTACGGCAAATTTGTAGCGGAGCCTTTTGAGAGAGGCTACGGCATGACGATAGGAAATTCTTTGAGAAGAGTCCTCATCTCGTCTATAGAAGGTACCGCGGTCACCAGTATAAAGATAGACGGTGTACAGCATGAATTTTCGACTGTTAAAGGCGTGGTGGAGGATGTTTCTCAGATAATATTGAATATAAAGAAACTGATACTGCGCTCGCACTTCAAGACGCCCAAGCCGATATATATAGAGGTTGAGAAGAAAGGTGAAGTTACGGCTAAGGATATAAAGACGGACGAAACGGTAGAAATAATAAATCCGAATCTGCATATCTGCACGCTTACGAAAGAGACGAAGCTTAGCATAGAGATGCAGGTTGCCCGCGGCAGGGGCTATGTGCCGGCAGACAGGAATAAGAAGGAAGGCCAGGCCATAGGCGTTATACCTGTCGACTCTATATTTACGCCTGTAAAAAAGGTAAACTTCTCCGTCGAGGCTACGAGAGTCGGGCAGATAACGGACTACGATAAGCTTATAGTGGAGATATGGACGAATGGTTCAATAGCCCCGAAAGAGGCCCTTCTATACGCTTCTAACATATTTCAGAGGCACCTGGATATATTTGTCAATTTCGGAAAACTTCCCGAAGAAGAAGAGGTTCCGGAGGAGACGGAAGAGCAGAAATTATTAAGAGAGAAGATGAAGGTGCCGATATCTGAACTGGAACTTTCAGTGAGAAGTTCTAACTGTCTTAAGGAAGCCAGGATAAAGACGATAGGCGATCTTGTTAGGAAGTCCGAACTGGATATGCTTCAGTATAGAAACTTTGGTAAAAAATCTTTGGCCGAAATAAAGAAGGTCATTGTTGATATGGGATTGTCGCTGGGTATGAAGGTGGAAGGCGGCAAAAAATCTAAAGAAGAGTCGGAAGAGTAAGAGGGTTAAATGAGACATCATAAGGGGAACAGAAAATTAGGAATGCAGACGAGCCACAGGAAAGCGTTTATGCGCAATATGGCCCGTAACATTATAAAGTTCGAAAAGATAGAGACTACTTCCAGGCGCGCTAAAGAAGCAAGGCGCGTAGTGGAAAAGCTGATAACTTTAAGCAAGACCGATACGGTATTTTCACGTCGGCGGGCATATGATGTCCTTGCCGATAGGGATCTTGTTATGAAGCTATTCAAGGATCTCGCGCCGTTATTCTCAAAGAGATCCAGCGGTTTTACGCGTATAATACCTCTTGGTTTTAGACGCGGCGATGGCGCCCAAATGGTAATATTGGAGCTTACCGAAAGAAAGATCATCGAGAAACTGCCCAAGAAGAAGAAAGAGAAGGCAAAGGTCGAAGCGCCAAAAGCCAAAGAAGTTGTGGAAGAAAAGATAGAAAAAGAGCATGCGGCCAAGCATAAAGAGGAGATGAAGGAAGAACAGAAGTCGAGAGCCGTTCCTAAGTCCAAGCCTACTTTTGCTGAAGAGAAGAGGACCGAGAAGGCG encodes the following:
- the infA gene encoding translation initiation factor IF-1, producing MSNKEEPITLDGKVLETLPNAMFRVELPNGHKVLAHVSGKMRMNFIRILPGDTVTLELSPYDLSRGRIIRREK
- the rpmJ gene encoding 50S ribosomal protein L36, with protein sequence MKVRASVKKICPKCKVVRRKGNIMIICDNPKHKQRQG
- the rpsM gene encoding 30S ribosomal protein S13 encodes the protein MPRIIGVDIPKEKRIEISLMYIYGIGRAVSNKILKLANISPDKRAKDLTEEEVARLSSIIQKDYRVEGDLRRDISANIKRLIDIGAYRGLRHRRGLPVRGQRTKTNARTRKGPRKTVGIVRQTAKKTAPAAGEGAKGK
- the rpsK gene encoding 30S ribosomal protein S11, with amino-acid sequence MAEQQQQQQQQKKGKFKKSKKAVKAPPSGIAHILATFNNTIVTIADKQGNAISWASTGSVGFKGSKKSTPFAAGMAAESAAKKAAERGVKEVEVYVKGPGAGRESAIRSIQSAGITIRAIRDVTPIPHNGCRPQKRRRV
- the rpsD gene encoding 30S ribosomal protein S4, producing the protein MARYTGPTCRLCRREGQKLFLKGTRCSTEKCAVSRRAFAPGQHGQGQMRRKESNYGTQLREKQKVKRIYGILEAQFRHYFRIAERSKGVTGIMLLQLLERRLDNVVFRMNLATSRSEARELVQHGFVYVNNKRVDIPSFTVKVGNAISVKPKKEPMSKVLKDRREILADRLIPKWLEVDKEEFKAKVVDVPTKEDIGFPIQEQLIVELYSK
- a CDS encoding DNA-directed RNA polymerase subunit alpha; protein product: MKNFEMPKRLVLDESTATADYGKFVAEPFERGYGMTIGNSLRRVLISSIEGTAVTSIKIDGVQHEFSTVKGVVEDVSQIILNIKKLILRSHFKTPKPIYIEVEKKGEVTAKDIKTDETVEIINPNLHICTLTKETKLSIEMQVARGRGYVPADRNKKEGQAIGVIPVDSIFTPVKKVNFSVEATRVGQITDYDKLIVEIWTNGSIAPKEALLYASNIFQRHLDIFVNFGKLPEEEEVPEETEEQKLLREKMKVPISELELSVRSSNCLKEARIKTIGDLVRKSELDMLQYRNFGKKSLAEIKKVIVDMGLSLGMKVEGGKKSKEESEE
- the rplQ gene encoding 50S ribosomal protein L17; amino-acid sequence: MRHHKGNRKLGMQTSHRKAFMRNMARNIIKFEKIETTSRRAKEARRVVEKLITLSKTDTVFSRRRAYDVLADRDLVMKLFKDLAPLFSKRSSGFTRIIPLGFRRGDGAQMVILELTERKIIEKLPKKKKEKAKVEAPKAKEVVEEKIEKEHAAKHKEEMKEEQKSRAVPKSKPTFAEEKRTEKAKSEDKKAASHPNFMKNLRGLFRKRGDR